AAACAAATATACCCATAATCAAAAATGCAGTTAATAAATCAAAGAAAAGACCAAGTTCAACAATCATCGGCATTCCGCCGGTTGTCAACATAGCTGACAGAAATAACCCATTTTCTATCACAAGAAAGCCAATAATCTGTCCTAATGCCTTTTTTCTACTTATCATAAAAAATAATCCAATCATAACAACTGATAAAGAATAAATAAGGTAATTCTCAGTTGCCGGATTTGTAATACCTTCTATGTTGAAAACTACATACCAGCACAGGACAACCAGTCCGCAGCATATAAGCATTGAGATGGGAATGTTTATAAAAAAATCCTTTTCAACCTTATATTCCACCCTATTAGAGGTTCTTCTCATAACCATTGGAATTAAAAATACTTTAAATACTACAATCAACAAAAATATAAAAAAAACCTCATCGAATTTTTTGGACTCAACCATACTTTTGACTGAAACAATCAGTGAAATCAAAGCAAGTAATACTGATTGCATTCTGAATGTTGTAATATAAGCATTTTGACGCTTATTTGCCACAAGCGTAAATGATGAAATCAATATAAGAATTGCTAAAAGGTTTAAAACGTTATTATACATTATTTACCTCCATACCATATTGTTTTATATTAAAACAAAGCGGGTTAAAAAACCTAAAACAGAAATAATTAGAGCAATTGCTGCATAGTTTGGAAGACTAAAAAGTCTGAATTT
This genomic stretch from Ruminiclostridium cellulolyticum H10 harbors:
- a CDS encoding hydrogenase produces the protein MYNNVLNLLAILILISSFTLVANKRQNAYITTFRMQSVLLALISLIVSVKSMVESKKFDEVFFIFLLIVVFKVFLIPMVMRRTSNRVEYKVEKDFFINIPISMLICCGLVVLCWYVVFNIEGITNPATENYLIYSLSVVMIGLFFMISRKKALGQIIGFLVIENGLFLSAMLTTGGMPMIVELGLFFDLLTAFLIMGIFVFKINNTFNSIDINKLKQLKG